CAGGCGAGAAATGCACTGAGGCCACAACAGCCAGGTGCATGGCTTGGTTTTCTGCAGCAGTTGCTTCAGGGGTTcctcttgtttttgttaatattCAAACAGAACAGATCGTGTCGTCGGTAtcaatctttctttttagctTGAATTGCTAGTTAGTAACCATTTTATTCTCcgttttaattatattttgttttattttttcttgaaggagaagaataatTTGATAGGAAAGGATATGAGTTGGGGTAGGCAACAAAATtacacaacaacaacaacaacagtcCAAATAGTGCAAGGGATTAGACTGTGGTTCATGCCCGGAGCTGCAGAAATGCTAGTTGACTTGATACCTCAACCTGGTGAAGCGCGGTTCGGATTGGAAATCAAACGCACTGACGAGGTTAGAATCCTGCATGcacttttgttttgaaaaactTACCAGAAAAATGCAGCATACCACTATTTTGACAGACTGATACACTAAACTTCCATTTTGTTATGCTTTAAAAACAAGTGCAGGGACTGATTTGCATTCACTCAGTGGCAAAAGGTTCAGCTGCTGATCGTTGTGGTCTTGGCAGCCTTCATGAGGAAGCATACGCAAGTGGCCGCCAGCTTGTGATGTCTAGGTTAGAGGGCAAGAGCTTGATGCCATCACATGTTAGCTCTGCGGGGCTCATACACTGTTGTGATCACacagaaattaaagaaactcTTGCGTCGGCCATTGACCAGACGGAAAGAGTTCAGCTTCACCTCATGGCCTGGTCTAACCATTTACTTCCCATTGCTCCGAAAGCTGTTGGCGCCACAACAGTACTCCGGCCGCCAAGTGGCTCTTGTCCCCCGAAAACAGGGTGATCATTTTGTAGTTTGACAATTGCAGCTCATCTCACACCTCTACAAATCAAGTCACAAGAATCATGATGTAAATAAAGTGGGGAATgctaaaaattatattttctaattGCATAAGTTATCTTGTATGACATGTGTTAGGATCAATCGCCTactttatttgaatttatgaAAGTCGTCCAATTTATGTTTGGAAGTGCTTGTATGACATAAGTTAAAGTTACCAAGTAGTTCTTGTGTAAATTAAAAGTGCTTGCGcaaaatcaattttgtttgCTTAAGTTAT
The window above is part of the Prunus dulcis chromosome 1, ALMONDv2, whole genome shotgun sequence genome. Proteins encoded here:
- the LOC117618273 gene encoding uncharacterized protein LOC117618273 yields the protein MAGAHTLVCVKQVKQEEPEEWDESMPLPGDIIEGFYNSESSDTIADEFFVHTKAKSELTLQLAKFSHVEVIWVKVRRGESTLKLQTRVVAERISMLQRRYTIRAATDDRHVAILGDLTSDQCSELQELSRSLVNVEYRGYNKRGVKYDWKMKVGSYLPDQRCTIVSSILFMPLPGEKCTEATTARCMAWFSAAVASGVPLVFVNIQTEQIVSSEKNNLIGKDMSWGRQQNYTTTTTTVQIVQGIRLWFMPGAAEMLVDLIPQPGEARFGLEIKRTDEGLICIHSVAKGSAADRCGLGSLHEEAYASGRQLVMSRLEGKSLMPSHVSSAGLIHCCDHTEIKETLASAIDQTERVQLHLMAWSNHLLPIAPKAVGATTVLRPPSGSCPPKTG